The following DNA comes from Erigeron canadensis isolate Cc75 chromosome 3, C_canadensis_v1, whole genome shotgun sequence.
TTTGTACATGGGATCAGTTAGGATTCTGCACTTTGGGGACGAATTCATAACacaattttattagttttcatatagTTTTGAATACTTGGGAGcaaacaagtgattagggtttcacctattttcagctttggattgtaatcatcattgctaccggattatcgtcattcatttggtataatatgatttcctctctatttgtttgttcttgtgtttttaatatgagtagctaaatcattagcacccgcttgggtagtaagcatgtcatagggtcgaattaatgttgcttgtgaatgttgaaaaaggtttatatgtttaatcgaagatccacctttatttggatttaaatattgttttcaacttttatattaattgattgatgattgtaattagaagttcgggagaaatctatgtcattgtcaattgatttatcaaatggttaatcggtctataattaacctgaaatcgttggagttcgggagaaatcaacgataaagattaaaaacaattaaattcattttgaatgtgtaaacgcctatgatagagggatctgattaggcgaataagcagttcgggagaaagctttcaaaagattaaatcataaaatcaactcaggaatttaatgtttaactgtttagaggagaaattaagtgcgggagcaataattatgttttgagcagttaaagtttcaagtataacgggagttcatcttgtctactttttgagtcgttcaacaaatgcaaataatatttagacccgatgattggcatgtgagctgatccaagtaggtgttcatttttaaatatgtgttaagattcaaccaatcaaatactctttgcaattaatcctacgggattactgacttttttcactaactttgcaacgtgacaattcggtcacaaaacccccccttttatctaaatcattttattgtaacaatttcttattaagtccttgtgttcgacctcggcttaccaagtcaactatattgcatacgaacgggttcactgcccgcaagtgtgtagtagtcagtagctatgtatttcgtgttcataaatttaagactagaaaatacacatcagtaAGTCACAGGTGTATAGTTTACTTGGTGTGTGTGTGTCAATTATGTAACCTATATGCTAAATACACAAACcaattacaaacaaatatttataaactGATTTAGCTAATTAAGTGACCAATCACatacaaaattatttattctttcaccattctctttcttcatgtTATTGGTCACACATGAGTTTGTATAAATATGTTTGTAATTAATGTGTCATTATAACATTATTTGGTTTAATATGACAAGTAATTGTCATGGGGGTCGTGGATGTCATGTGTAAATTTTCATTGCTCTTATAATAAGGGTTTTGAATAGAAAAAGATACTATCTACGAGTCAAACAAAAGTCAAGATAATGGGTTAATACATCTGTGTAATGATATTAAACTGAAAGACATATAATATAGAATTATGTGATTATTAAGTGGTTAAGATTTACACTATTTTGGTTAGAAGATTAATGGATACCAAATGATACATGAGTGGTTAAGATTCACACTAGCTTGGTTAAAGAATTAATGGATACCAAATAATACATGAGATCAAagaattttcataattttttagatttatGACGGTCTTGAcaaatttctaaatttttttgttttacacaTGGCACAGGATAAATTAGGGTGCAACATGTTAACTTGTTTTGTCTACGAAGCTCTAGAAGAAAAGACCAAATTCAAAAGAAAAGCAAACGCACATTCTATCAACTTCTAAAATCTTCCTTTCCATTCCCCTATTtgatttatatctataatctatacaaaatataataacataattataaaTACATACACCTCATCACATCATCAATATTTGTAAAACACATTTCCTTCCTTCTTTCTGCCATCTCTAGTGAGTGAGATCACCGTAAGTTGTCTTTCTTCTCAGTGTGATTTTTTCTTATACTTCTTGTTGTGATTGGttgatatataaacatatatcaGCATTGATTTTggaatcaaacaacatcaaatTTTGAATATCATATGTTGTTTGTTGGTTTAATGCTTCAATTGTTTGTAGTTCCATCTTAACtggattttgttgttttttccCCCTCCTAAATCTGTTTAGTCAAATAGTGTATTTGATGATAACATTTTGCCAAATTATTCCtcttcatttttcttcttttttagaGTGGCTACCTGACCCACGGTAGAACTATTTATACAAAGGTAGTCACTCTGTCTGCTTGCTTCACCAAGTGGTTTGTTTTCCAAAATACTGAAATAGAGTACTTGTATGTATTCGAgtagggaaatgattaattctcctaaccaaatagcctaataatctttttaattatgagATAATGACacatggaaaaatcaggggtaagattatgaaagagaattagtgtataccacatgtcacctaaTTAGTGTATACCACATATCATCTTCCCTAAAGTATCTGGaggattattaggttatttgattaagaggatttatcatttttcatttgattATATTCTTCGTTTCGGTCACGGGTATTGAGGAATTGGAAAAGAAAAGCAATTctataaaactaaaaactaaGCGGCGtttagttagaaaaaaaaactttgtttttcatttttgtttttcaaaaaaacatgaaatatatAAAACGCCGGCATAttatagattttaaaaaaaccgaaaacattGTTTAACtttatacttaaaattaaaatactttttcttattttttttccatcattttttaaattttaaaaaccacAAGTATATTAACTTTCTCCCATTTCACCACGTCCCGCCCCGTCACCCCACCCCAGGGCCATCCTGTAGATTTTATGGGccatttttttttgcttttttataggcttttttttaatttcttctttgGCACCTAAGAGAATGAACGGTCAAAACAGGGACGTAGAGACTAGCATCCGATTGTGTAAAGTAGCAATTTGTATAcaaattttttgtatatattatacgagtatataacaATATGTTCAATATTACAAAAGAAAATGTcataaaatatacttttttaaaattataaacataCCAATAGcatgacaaattaaatattcaCGTTAATCCAAAACCATGATACCTGAGTGAATGAAAAgcttttgattgttttttaaaataagtgTAGTGCGTGTATGTAGTTTACATATTTTTGGGCCCTTATCAAATATGGGTCATGTTCTTAAGCACATGTTGAATATGCTAAGACCTGGCTCTGTCTCACCTCCAACCTCTCATTTAACCAAATATATTAGAATAtgatatgaaaaatgaaaataacattttttagttttgaatatgtttcaaaatttccatttattttttaaagatgaaaatctttttccattttatattggaaaattaaaaatagaaaactaaaaagtatTTTTCATAACTAAACGCGTCTTAATGATCTCAttagttttaattaaattttaattaaatattactcTCATTAATGTTgcatttgtaaaaaaaaaaacacactgaTACTAATTTGAATAAAAAACACCATATAAATAGTAAGTTAATGTCGTCATCAACATGTTTTGGTTTCCAATACCATATAGGGAGGTTGAGatatagacagtcttaccctATATGTGATATAAATGTTGCTTTTAGGTTCCATTGTTGCTTTTAGGTTCCATCTAATGAAGGAAGGGACCTTTGGCCTTATAACACATGACATGGATATCTTGATCTCTCCTCAGAGCTAAGGATGTTAACCGTTTGATCAAATTTTACTTACAATGTCAATTTACCATATGTAAAACGATAAATAACAATTTTGGTAGATCGGGTCTGTAATTGGCTAATTGATTAtgtttgaaaataatcaataaagTCAAGCATTTAACTAAGCAATTCCTTACACCCATGATATCAATAATTTTTGTAGATAGTGTTTGTTATTAGTTATCATCAGCAAAGTTGATTTGACATTTCTTTTGTGATTAAATTAATGTTACAGTGGATTAATTGTTAACCTTTGACATTTCTTTTGTGATTAAATTAATGTTACAGTGGATTAATTTTTAACCTTTGACATTTCTTTTGTGATTGAATTAATGTTACAGTGGATTAATTATTAACCTAGATCAAATGATACATTGGCAGGCAGGAGCCGGGCAAAATGAGTGAAGAACAAGCATACACTGTGGCGTCGGACAGTGATACGACTGCCGGGGAGGAAAGATCGTCGGCCTCTTTCCCAGAAATAGCAATCGGTATCGACATCGGTACCTGTCATGCTAGTCTTGCGGTTTGGAACGGTTCCAATTCCCAAGTAGAACTTATCAGGAACACAAGAAACCAAAAGCTAATCAAATCGTATGTCACTTTTAGAGACGAATCCCCTGTAGGCGGAGTCACTAATCAACTATCTAATGAATATGAAATGTTGTCGGGGTCCTCCATTTTTAACATGAAGCGTTTAATCGGTAGACTTGACACTGACCCAATTGTCTCTCAAGCTAGCAAGACTTTACCTTTTCTCATTCAAACTTTGGGTGTTGGTGTCAAGCCGTTCATTGCGGCATTGGTGGATAACATATGGAGATCAACTACCCCGGAAGAAGTTCTTGCAATTTATCTTGTGGAATTAAAAGGTTTAGCACAAATGCGACTTAAACGGCCTGTCAGAAACGTTATCTTAACTGTACCGGCTGCGTTTAGCAGGTTTCAGTTAACAAGGATTGCTCGATCATGTGCGATGGCTGGTCTTCATGTTCTCAGATTGATGCCTGAACCAGCTGCTGTTGCTTTGCTCTATGCCCAGCAACAGCTACAACAACAGCAGCCATTAAATGAAAATATGGGTAGTGGGAGTGAGAAAATTGGTCTTATATTTAACATGGGTGCAGGGTATACAGATGCGGCTATAATAGCGACAGCTGGGGGAGTGTCACAGATGAAGGCACTGGCAGGTAGTAGCATAGGAGGCGAGGATTTGCTTCAGAATACAATGCATCATCTTTTACCTGAAATGGATACTCTCTTTTCGAGTCGTGGATTTCAGGAAATAAAAGCTATGGGCATTCTTCGAGTTGCCACACAAGATGCAATACACAGGCTCTCCTTTCAACCCAGTGTTCAAATTGACATTGACCTCGGAAATGGTACAAAAATATGCAAAGTCATTGATGTGGAGGAATTTGAGGAAATCAACAACCGGGTTTTTGAAAAGTGTGCTGCTTTAATAACACAATGCCTGGATGACTCAAAGGTGAAAGCCGAATGTATAGATGACGTGATTCTGGTTGGTGGTTGTACTAATATTCCTAAAGTGAAGAACATTGTGATGGGTATCTGTAAAAAAAGTGAAATCTATTCGAATATAAACCCATTAGAAGCTGCTGTTCGTGGGGCGGCACTGGAAGGGGCATTGGCTTCTGGCGTTAATGATCCTTTTGGAAGTTTAGACCTTTTAACTATACAGGTAAATGCAAATAGCATCGGGATTCAAGCAGATAGAAACAACTTTGTACCCATCATAAGTCAGAACACTACTATGCCTGCCAGGAGAGAGATTGTTTTTACAACGGTCCATGACAACCAAACTGAGGCTTTGGTGGTTGTATATGAAGGTGATGAGAAGACGGTGGACGAGAATCACATGTTGGGGTATTTTAAGGTTGTAGGGATACCTCCGGCTCCTAAAGGGGTACCAGAAATCAATGTATGTATGGATATTGATGCTTCAAATATGCTTAGAGTTATGGCTGGGGTTCTAATGCCTGGAGCAAAAAATCCAGTGGTTCCTATGATGGAAGTGAGGATGCCAACTGCTGACGATGGTCATGGGCTATGTGCCAATGCTTTGAACAGATCATTCGGATCTACCTTAAATGTGGTAACACTCCAGAACAAAATACCTAAGTGATGACGTCTTAGCTGTGttcattttatgtttctttttctgttttaaTGATTGTGCGTTGTTCAGGACACTAATAAAGAGTGGTAGATTGTTGTAAGAGTACAGTTATGCAGCCATGTTTGTATTGTATGTCGTAGACTTGTGtatttgtaagttgtaacaatTATAAAAATGCCTATTTTATCGGGGCTTTCGAATACTTGTTACCAGCATTGGGTAGAGTACAATGCCTTTTCGGATACAAGACTACATATAATGTTAGTGTTCCTTCTTTAGACTTCACAACTACAACTGTAGCTGTTGTTTGCTTTCAAggttatgtttgttttatcagttttttactatttattttatattgttcttaaaatgtttttaaccGGGTTGTTTGTggatttcaaaatttatatatatactttttaagaCAGAAAGAGTATAATCTATGTTGAAGTAGACGAAAAAGTAGTTCCACTTCCGGGTGACATGATCCAACCCAAAATACGTTTTGGGAAATTACCCAGTCTCACTTTCAGGTCAACTTTCAGAACTGAACTAACCATCTTCTGTATGATGATAATTGAAATGGGGGGAATTTAGATAGCTATAGAACATCAGGAAACGGAACAAAACAATATGGTTATAAACTTCCAGTGTTTCTAGTTTCTCTAAGACCTAATAAACAAGATCTTAGGCTTTGTTCGTTACAGTAGTATACAAGCTATGTGAATTACCTACTTCTGGAGGTCAATGTTGATTATACAACTTAATTGTATAAATAACTTGGCTTGTTTTCCTTGTTTATATTTGCAGAATTATTGCAAGGACTAGAAGTGTCATTTAGGAAAGCTAAAGTTCAGGGACCAGTTGTGAAGATTGAAGAAGACAAAGGGAGGAAGAAGAAAATCCCTTAGGGTTCTTAACATTCACTGTAGCCGTTTTGATATAGCCGTTATTACCTTCTCTTTTCAATGTAATCTTCAGGCAGTGTTTGTtctaatttttatgtattaatattTTCTAAAATCTTTTCTATTTTGGTATGTAACAATGAATATTATCATCTATATTAATCTATCAGTTTCTTCATTAGGGTTTGTACTTAAATTATAATTCAAGATCTATTAATTTCtacatggtatcagagacaggttTCTTGCTTCTGATTTGAATCCGGTTCTTTATATGAAAATACTAACATCATCttattaaaattcttttttagggtttccttttgatttggggatttttCCTTTCTAGGATCTGTCTTCGAATTGATTATTTCTTCTCTTTATATACAGTCTTCGAATTGATTATTTCCTTTCTAGGATCTGTCACTAAACCTTTTAAACACAGTCCCGAAATTCTTACAACTGGATTTGATTTTGTTCTATTTGCCATGAAGTTGACTTATGTTACGGTAACCTTCTTTTGATGCGGTGTTAAACAACCTCTCAATTGTTGTCCAAAACACGTTTTCCGTTTGCCCATTCCCTTTGATGGTGTCCTCCGTAGCATGCACCCAACTCCTAGTCAATATCACACATTCGTTTTCGCTCCACTTCTTCTTCTCTGCCACCTCCTTGGCTTTTTTCGTCAATCGCTTTGCCGGTTTGCGATTTCGTCTTCTACAGGAGTGGCAGAAGTGACACTAGTTCCCACTCTTTCATTTTCAGCTTCGTCGTCTACGGGAATCGGTTgttgttgtggtggtggtggtgctgcCGCGGCTGCTACGTGTTGCATCATTTGAGCAGCTTGCCATTGTTGcaataacaaaatattattgGCACTATTTATACCCTCGATCGGGTTGTACCTAAGATTATTATAAAACGAACTAGAATACGGGTTGACATTATACGATGGTGAACCGTAGTTGAGTGGGAATTGGGAGTTGGAAGATTGACCTTGTGGGTTCGAGCTCGACATTGCCAGTGATGGTGTTGGAGGAAAGTCAAGAAGATTTTGAATCATATCATCGCCAACATTCTTgtttttgtgttaattttgGGTGTTTTTTCTAGGCATGGTTTGGTTGTATGTAGAGGATTTTGGGTGTTGATTTTCGGTTGCAATATGTGAAGAAATTGGAGAtttggtttgtttgttttttgacAGGGGCTTTGTTCGtttaaaatgaagaaaaagacCCAAAAAAGTAGTCGTTGAAGACTACAAATTCCAAacgttcaaatttttttttttaattggatgAAACGTGATTGCTGGCCCACAAAGGAGCGTCCATCAGTGTTCACCGTGAAGACGTTTTGGAAGGACGCAGAAGACAAACGCATAGATTCAATAGAAGAGGAGCGTCTTCGGAGTTTTGGGACGCATGGAAGACAACctataagcaccggccttaTAAAACTTAGGATCCAAATTATTTATAGTTGCAACAAAAATAACCAATTCTTTAGAAAACTTGCCAGGTTTATAAGTTTAACTAAAGCTAGTTTTACACTTAATTacagttttttttgcttttttctgGGATAACTAGTGTTTtgattaactttttaatattatattttttatggttttatttgAGTCGTTTGTAGAgcttaaaataatatatatatatatatatatatatatatatatatatatatatatatatatatatatatgtttgttgtttTTAGTCGGTATTATTTGTTGATggattttaagtgtattttattgTTGAATTACACCAATTGTTagcatatttataaaaatatgggtTGACTAATCAACCCGGTCTAACGCGTTGAACCAATTCGACCGTCTTTTGAACCAAACCAATTCGATTAGAAAACCGGTTAttaaacatgatatataaatttttctagaatgtaatattttgtaataatatatatacatcttaGGTCACTTTGTTTAAACACTAAGATCATCATTGTCATCGTATTGTTATTTTCTGCAAGTATAAATATTCATTAGTACTTTATCTGTGTCCATATTGGTAAAACTGATGTTTGATAAAacattagtaaataaataagcTGTAATAAATGTGTTTTTCTGTCAACCGGACATCAACTTTGGAACGGAAGGagtgtaatttattttaatgtggACACAAAGTTGTAGCGTGTGACATGACCCAGCCCAAAATCCATTTTGGCAAATTACCCAGGCCCACAGGGTAGTCCCTCACTCTGAAGTCTGAAGTCAAGTTTCAGGACTGAACTAACCATCGTCTAAATGGTGATAAACTGGATGGTGGTGAATTTTGATAACTATAAAAAATCAGGATACGGAACAAAACAATATAGTTAACTTCTAGTGTTCCTAGTTTCTGTAGGACctaataaacaaaatcttagGGTTTGTTCGTTACAGTAGTATACAGGCTGTGTGCAACTGTGCATTACCTACTTCTGAAGGTCACTCGGAATAATACTGCCATCCAAAAGCCATTGCAGCTACCAATATGATTTTCATAATTACCTTCGAGCTTAtgaattttgatgatgatgatggtggtggtggtggtgttgatgaGGGTGGCTCCCAAGGTTTTCCTCTCAATTTAGCCGACAATTTGGACAACAGCAACTGGAGTTTTCCGGTCTTCTTGTCTGCATGATTTAGAAAATATGTAAGTGACAGATTTAAAATAGCCCTGGAGATTTAGGATATAGATCTG
Coding sequences within:
- the LOC122593287 gene encoding heat shock 70 kDa protein 8, which encodes MSEEQAYTVASDSDTTAGEERSSASFPEIAIGIDIGTCHASLAVWNGSNSQVELIRNTRNQKLIKSYVTFRDESPVGGVTNQLSNEYEMLSGSSIFNMKRLIGRLDTDPIVSQASKTLPFLIQTLGVGVKPFIAALVDNIWRSTTPEEVLAIYLVELKGLAQMRLKRPVRNVILTVPAAFSRFQLTRIARSCAMAGLHVLRLMPEPAAVALLYAQQQLQQQQPLNENMGSGSEKIGLIFNMGAGYTDAAIIATAGGVSQMKALAGSSIGGEDLLQNTMHHLLPEMDTLFSSRGFQEIKAMGILRVATQDAIHRLSFQPSVQIDIDLGNGTKICKVIDVEEFEEINNRVFEKCAALITQCLDDSKVKAECIDDVILVGGCTNIPKVKNIVMGICKKSEIYSNINPLEAAVRGAALEGALASGVNDPFGSLDLLTIQVNANSIGIQADRNNFVPIISQNTTMPARREIVFTTVHDNQTEALVVVYEGDEKTVDENHMLGYFKVVGIPPAPKGVPEINVCMDIDASNMLRVMAGVLMPGAKNPVVPMMEVRMPTADDGHGLCANALNRSFGSTLNVVTLQNKIPK